The proteins below come from a single Miscanthus floridulus cultivar M001 chromosome 1, ASM1932011v1, whole genome shotgun sequence genomic window:
- the LOC136477427 gene encoding allene oxide synthase 1, chloroplastic-like, producing MATATYLSSILAPPSSRGRLRRQTTRATASATDRPREVVSPKRRLPLRKVPGDYGPPVLGAIRDRFEYFYGPGGRDGFFTSRVRAHGSTVVRLNMPPGPFVARDPRVVALLDAASFPVLFDTSLVDKTDLFTGTFMPSTDLTGGYRVLSYLDPSEPNHGPLKTLLFYLLSHRRQHVIPKFREVYGDLFGHMENELARVGKADFGHYNDPAAFSFLCQALLGRDPAESALQGDGPKLITKWVLFQLSPLLSLGLPKHVEDSLLHSFRLPPALVKKDYDRLADFFRDAARGVVDEGERLGIAREEAVHNILFAMCFNSFGGMKILFPSLVKWLGRAGARTHGRLATEVRDAVRAHGGEVTMKALAEMPLVKSAVYEALRIEPPVAMQYGRAKRDMVVESHDYGFEVREGEMLFGYQPMATKDPRVFARAEEYVPDRFLGEDGAQLLRHVVWSNGPETASPTLQDKQCAGKDFVVLIARLLVAELFLRYDSFDVQVGASALGSSVTITSLKKATF from the coding sequence ATGGCCACGGCGACTTACCTCTCCTCCATCttggcgccgccgtcgtcgcgcgGCCGCCTGCGGCGTCAGACGACCAGGGCGACCGCGTCGGCGACGGACCGTCCGCGCGAGGTGGTGTCCCCGAAGCGCCGGCTCCCGCTGCGGAAGGTGCCGGGCGACTACGGCCCGCCGGTGCTGGGCGCGATCCGCGACCGGTTCGAGTACTTCTACGGGCCCGGCGGCCGGGACGGGTTCTTCACCTCCCGCGTGCGCGCGCACGGCTCCACCGTGGTGCGGCTCAACATGCCGCCGGGCCCCTTCGTGGCGCGCGACCCGCGCGTGGTGGCACTCCTCGACGCCGCCTCCTTCCCGGTGCTCTTCGACACCTCACTCGTCGACAAGACGGACCTCTTCACGGGCACCTTCATGccctccaccgacctcaccggCGGCTACCGCGTGCTCTCGTACCTCGACCCCAGCGAGCCCAACCACGGGCCGCTCAAGACGCTCCTCTTCTACCTCCTGTCGCACCGTCGGCAGCACGTGATCCCCAAGTTCCGCGAGGTGTACGGCGACCTCTTCGGGCACATGGAGAACGAGCTGGCCAGGGTCGGCAAGGCCGACTTCGGCCACTACAACGACCCCGCCGCCTTCTCCTTCCTCTGCCAGGCGCTGCTGGGGCGCGATCCCGCCGAGTCGGCGCTCCAGGGCGACGGGCCCAAGCTGATCACCAAGTGGGTGCTGTTCCAGCTCAGCCCGCTGCTCAGCCTGGGCCTGCCCAAGCACGTCGAGGACTCCCTGCTCCACtcgttccgcctcccgccggcgctgGTCAAGAAGGACTACGACCGGCTGGCCGACTTCTTCCGCGACGCGGCCAGGGGCGTGGTCGACGAGGGCGAGCGCCTAGGCATTGCGCGGGAGGAGGCGGTGCACAACATCCTCTTCGCCATGTGCTTCAACTCCTTCGGCGGCATGAAGATCCTGTTCCCGTCGCTCGTCAAGTGGCTGGGCCGCGCCGGCGCGCGCACGCACGGGCGGCTGGCGACGGAGGTGCGCGACGCCGTGCGCGCGCACGGCGGCGAGGTGACCATGAAGGCGCTGGCGGAGATGCCGCTGGTGAAGTCGGCCGTGTACGAGGCGCTGCGGATCGAGCCCCCCGTGGCGATGCAGTACGGGCGCGCCAAGCGGGACATGGTGGTGGAGAGCCACGACTACGGCTTCGAGGTGCGCGAGGGGGAGATGCTCTTCGGCTACCAGCCCATGGCCACCAAGGACCCGCGCGTCTTCGCGCGCGCCGAGGAGTACGTGCCCGACAGGTTCCTCGGGGAGGATGGCGCGCAGCTGCTTCGCCACGTAGTCTGGTCCAACGGGCCCGAGACGGCGTCGCCCACGCTGCAGGACAAGCAGTGCGCCGGCAAGGACTTCGTCGTGCTCATCGCGCGCCTCCTCGTCGCCGAGCTCTTCCTCCGCTACGACTCCTTCGACGTCCAGGTCGGCGCCTCCGCGCTGGGGTCGTCGGTGACCATCACCTCGCTCAAGAAAGCCACCTTCTGA